A window of Micromonospora eburnea genomic DNA:
GCGCCCGAGTGCGAGGGGTACGAGCTGAGCCGCTGCGTCGAGGACCCGGCCGCCTACGTCCTGCGGATCCGCTGGACCTCGGCGGAGGGCCATCTGCGCGGCTTCCGCACCGGCCCGCACTTCCCCGCCTTCTTCCGCGAGATCCGCCCATACGTCAACGACATCGAGGAGATGCGCCACTACACCCCCACCGAGGTCACCGCCACCCCCTGACCCCAGCCCGGGTTGATCAAGGAGTTCGCGTCTCCGGGGAGCCGGATCCCGACGCAAACTCCTTGATCACCACGAGCGGGCGGGGGGGCGGGGGTCAGGGGGGTCAGCGGACGGAGGGGTGGATGAAGGGGGGGCGGTGCAGGCGCATCTGGGCGCGGCGACCGCGGATGTCCACCTCGACCACGTCGCCGTCGGGGAGCTTGGGGGCGGTGTCGATCAGCGCCAGGGCGATGCCCTGCTTCTTGGTCGGGCTGAAGGTGCCGCTGGTGATGGTGCCGACCTGCTGGTCGCCGACGTACACGGCCATGCCGGGGCGCGGGATCGCCCGGTCGACCGCCGCCAGGCCGCGCAGCGTACGCCGGGGGCCGGCGGCCTTCTCGGCGAGCAGCACGTCCCGGCCCCAGAAGGCCGGCTTGTCCCAGCCCACCGCCCAGCCGGAGCGGCCCTGCACCGGGGTGATCTCGGGCGAGAGGTCCTGCCCGTGCAGCGGGTACCCCATCTCGGTGCGCAGCGTGTCCCGCGCGGCCAGCCCACAGGCCCGCAGCTCGTACGCCTCCCCGGCGGCGACCAGCGCGTCCCAGACGGCGACCCCGTGCTCGGCCGGTACGACCAGCTCGTAACCCAGCTCGCCGGTGTAGCCGGTGCGGCACACGGTCAGCCCGGTGCCGGCCAGTTCGCCGGCCGAGAAGCTCATGTAGTCGTGGTCGGTGGGCAGGCCCAGCGCGCCGAGCAGCTCCGGCGAGCGCGGCCCCTGCACGGCGAGGACGGCGTACGCCTCGTGCTCGTCGGTGACGACCACCCCGGCCGGCGCGGCGGCGCGCAACCGGCGAACCACCTCGGCGGTGTTGGCCGCGTTCGGGATGAGGAAGACATGGTCGTCGGCGTGCAGGTAGGCGATGATGTCGTCCACCACCCCGCCGGTGGCGTCGTCGCAGCAGAGCGTGTACTGCGCCTGGCCGGGGCCGATCCGGCCGAGGTCGTTGGTGAGGCAGGCGTTGACGAAGTCGGCGGCGCCCGGCCCGGTGATCCGGGCCTTGCCGAGGTGCGAGACGTCGAAGACGCCCACCCCGGTACGCACAGCCGTGTGCTCCTTGAGCACGCCGCCGCCGGCGTACTCGAGCGGCATCTCCCAGCCCCCGAAGGGGGCGAACTTGGCGCCGAGAGCGGTGTGCCGCTCGTGCAGCGGGGAACGGCGCAGCCGGGTCGCGGCGGCGGAGGTCACCTCGGTCATGGGTGGCAACTTACCGCCAGCTGGAACGCTCGTTAGCATCGGCGGGACCCCGCTGGAACGCATCGGCGGGACAGCCACGCCTCCGGCGGGTAGGTTGCCGCCGGAGACCTTCATCGCCGGTACGCGACGACGCGGCCGGCCCGGCCCGCCCGGAGTAGCTTCAGTGACATCGCCCCGTACCACCCTCAGCCTGGTCGACACCGACCCCGCCGAACTCGCCG
This region includes:
- a CDS encoding putative quinol monooxygenase, with translation MITHRSRCGLVGMIVEYIRYRVPAERQAEFVPAYARAARALDAAPECEGYELSRCVEDPAAYVLRIRWTSAEGHLRGFRTGPHFPAFFREIRPYVNDIEEMRHYTPTEVTATP
- the gcvT gene encoding glycine cleavage system aminomethyltransferase GcvT; the encoded protein is MTEVTSAAATRLRRSPLHERHTALGAKFAPFGGWEMPLEYAGGGVLKEHTAVRTGVGVFDVSHLGKARITGPGAADFVNACLTNDLGRIGPGQAQYTLCCDDATGGVVDDIIAYLHADDHVFLIPNAANTAEVVRRLRAAAPAGVVVTDEHEAYAVLAVQGPRSPELLGALGLPTDHDYMSFSAGELAGTGLTVCRTGYTGELGYELVVPAEHGVAVWDALVAAGEAYELRACGLAARDTLRTEMGYPLHGQDLSPEITPVQGRSGWAVGWDKPAFWGRDVLLAEKAAGPRRTLRGLAAVDRAIPRPGMAVYVGDQQVGTITSGTFSPTKKQGIALALIDTAPKLPDGDVVEVDIRGRRAQMRLHRPPFIHPSVR